Proteins encoded in a region of the Campylobacter magnus genome:
- a CDS encoding choline kinase family protein produces MNEIKRLFEAITPFKALQITKIGGMTNTNYLVKSDANHYILRIPPKNAQAIINREQEKHIEKALMGESISAKCLYFDSKTGIKITEFINAKTLNFTDMGKHFNALANKLKALHTSKLDFKYHFNPADEMKKYLEFARNSSFWFDELKKGLEPFYHHLEKVKNINQKYFNTEFVFAPTHGDLVPQNILVSDKDIRLIDWEYAGLNDPCWDLASFIIECELGLELENEFLLAYGADEIKRQKIKYYKNLVDILWAVWAVAKSDENTNYIDYAKTRLNAALNRDEI; encoded by the coding sequence ATGAATGAGATTAAAAGGCTCTTTGAGGCTATCACGCCTTTTAAAGCCCTTCAAATCACAAAAATTGGTGGAATGACAAATACTAATTATTTAGTTAAAAGTGACGCAAATCATTATATCCTTAGAATTCCACCAAAAAACGCACAAGCTATAATAAATAGAGAACAAGAAAAACATATAGAAAAAGCACTTATGGGGGAGAGTATAAGCGCAAAATGCTTGTATTTTGATAGCAAAACAGGCATAAAAATAACAGAGTTTATAAACGCAAAAACTCTAAACTTCACAGATATGGGAAAACATTTTAACGCCCTTGCTAATAAACTAAAAGCTCTACACACTTCAAAACTAGATTTTAAATACCACTTTAATCCTGCTGATGAGATGAAAAAGTATCTAGAATTTGCTAGGAATTCTAGTTTTTGGTTTGATGAGCTTAAAAAAGGCTTAGAGCCTTTTTATCATCACTTAGAAAAAGTTAAAAATATAAATCAAAAATATTTTAACACTGAGTTTGTTTTTGCCCCTACGCATGGGGATTTGGTGCCACAAAATATATTAGTAAGCGATAAAGATATTAGACTAATTGACTGGGAGTACGCTGGGCTAAATGATCCGTGTTGGGACTTGGCATCATTTATAATAGAGTGTGAGCTTGGCTTGGAGCTTGAAAATGAGTTTTTGCTAGCATATGGTGCAGATGAGATAAAAAGGCAAAAAATAAAGTATTATAAAAACCTTGTAGATATACTATGGGCTGTGTGGGCAGTGGCAAAAAGCGATGAAAACACAAATTACATAGACTATGCAAAAACTAGGCTAAATGCTGCTTTAAATAGAGATGAAATATGA
- the purF gene encoding amidophosphoribosyltransferase, whose protein sequence is MCAIVGIINSEHAAKSAYYGLFAMQHRGQEASGISANFEHKISTIKAKGLVTEVFSEEKLNTLKGAMAIGHNRYSTAGKESGNDAQPVAARYALGEISIVHNGNLVNKKEVRESLVKNGAIFQSNMDTENILHLIAKSSAPKLKDRIIEALKEIKGAYCLLIMSRKKVFAVRDAYGVRPLSIGRLKDGGYIVASETCAFDLLGASFVRDVEPGEMIIFEEGKDSFESIKIFESEPRICAFEYIYFARPDSVIEGKSVYEMRKRLGAALANKSCENSCDTCGNIKAKADLVIPVPDSGVPAALGYAQSANIPFEMAIVRNHYVGRTFIEPTQEIRNLKVKLKLNPMSSVLAGKSIVVIDDSIVRGTTSKRIVEMLRHAGAKEIHMKIAAPQIRYAEVYGIDTPNRDELISAKKTCAQICEYIGADSLEFLSIDELVKALGDERKYSLVSFDGNYFIK, encoded by the coding sequence ATGTGCGCAATAGTTGGAATCATAAATAGCGAACACGCAGCAAAATCAGCGTATTATGGACTTTTTGCTATGCAGCACAGAGGTCAAGAAGCAAGCGGTATAAGCGCAAATTTTGAGCATAAAATCAGCACCATAAAAGCAAAAGGTCTAGTAACAGAGGTTTTTAGCGAAGAAAAACTAAATACGCTAAAAGGCGCAATGGCAATAGGGCATAACCGCTACTCAACCGCTGGCAAAGAAAGTGGCAATGACGCCCAGCCAGTAGCTGCTAGGTATGCTTTGGGCGAGATTAGCATCGTTCATAATGGCAATCTTGTAAATAAAAAAGAAGTAAGAGAAAGCCTAGTAAAAAACGGCGCAATCTTTCAAAGCAATATGGATACTGAAAACATACTCCACCTAATCGCAAAAAGCTCAGCACCAAAGCTAAAAGATAGAATAATAGAAGCCCTAAAAGAGATAAAAGGCGCATACTGCCTACTTATAATGAGCCGCAAAAAGGTCTTTGCTGTGCGTGATGCATACGGTGTGAGGCCACTAAGCATAGGTAGGCTAAAAGATGGCGGATATATCGTAGCTAGTGAGACTTGTGCTTTTGATTTGCTAGGGGCTAGCTTCGTGCGTGATGTAGAACCTGGCGAAATGATCATCTTTGAAGAGGGTAAAGACAGCTTTGAGAGCATAAAAATCTTTGAGAGTGAGCCTAGAATTTGTGCTTTTGAATATATTTATTTTGCTAGGCCAGATAGCGTGATAGAGGGAAAAAGCGTATATGAGATGAGAAAACGCCTTGGCGCAGCACTAGCAAATAAAAGCTGTGAAAATTCCTGCGATACTTGCGGTAACATAAAAGCAAAAGCCGATCTAGTAATACCTGTGCCTGACTCTGGCGTGCCAGCAGCACTTGGATATGCGCAGAGTGCGAATATTCCTTTTGAGATGGCAATAGTAAGGAATCACTATGTAGGCAGAACTTTTATAGAACCAACGCAAGAAATTCGCAATCTAAAAGTAAAACTAAAGCTAAATCCTATGAGCTCAGTTTTAGCAGGAAAAAGCATAGTAGTAATCGATGATAGCATAGTGCGTGGCACAACTAGCAAGCGCATAGTAGAGATGCTTCGCCACGCAGGTGCAAAAGAAATTCACATGAAAATCGCAGCCCCACAAATCCGCTATGCTGAGGTTTATGGCATAGATACGCCAAACCGTGATGAGCTAATAAGTGCCAAGAAAACTTGCGCTCAGATTTGCGAGTATATAGGCGCTGATAGTTTGGAATTCCTAAGCATTGATGAGCTCGTAAAAGCTCTTGGAGATGAGAGAAAATACTCTCTTGTTAGTTTTGATGGTAATTATTTCATAAAATGA
- the dapB gene encoding 4-hydroxy-tetrahydrodipicolinate reductase: protein MVKVGIFGANGKMGREIIANLDGSGAVLAGAYERDPASIADLKDAVKTSLKELFSSCDVVIDFSVAAASLELINYARTNPKALVIGTTGLGDQGENLINLASNSMPILQATNMSLGVAVLNKLSKLASKALEDFDIEICEMHHRRKVDSPSGTALTLATSVAQARNLDLNKVRVSGRDGQVGARSKDEIAVMSLRGGDIVGRHTVGFYNDGEFIELNHTATSRATFAKGAIKAAIWLANKEPKRYSIDDCLGL, encoded by the coding sequence ATGGTAAAAGTAGGAATTTTTGGCGCAAATGGCAAAATGGGGCGAGAGATAATCGCAAACTTAGATGGCTCTGGGGCTGTTCTAGCAGGGGCTTATGAGCGTGACCCAGCAAGCATAGCTGATCTTAAAGATGCTGTAAAGACTAGCCTTAAAGAGCTTTTTAGCAGTTGCGATGTGGTGATTGATTTTAGCGTGGCTGCTGCTAGCTTGGAGCTAATAAACTATGCTAGAACAAACCCAAAAGCGCTAGTAATAGGCACCACAGGACTTGGGGATCAGGGCGAAAATCTAATAAATCTAGCAAGTAATTCTATGCCGATTTTACAAGCTACAAATATGAGTCTTGGAGTAGCCGTGCTAAATAAGCTCTCAAAACTTGCTAGTAAAGCACTAGAAGACTTTGATATAGAAATCTGCGAAATGCACCACCGCCGCAAAGTAGATAGCCCAAGTGGCACTGCTCTAACCTTGGCTACAAGCGTGGCGCAAGCTAGAAATCTAGATCTAAATAAAGTGCGAGTTAGCGGCAGGGACGGACAAGTAGGTGCTAGAAGCAAAGATGAAATAGCTGTAATGAGCCTAAGGGGTGGAGATATCGTAGGTCGCCACACGGTGGGCTTTTATAATGATGGAGAGTTTATAGAGCTAAATCACACCGCTACAAGCCGTGCTACTTTTGCCAAAGGTGCTATAAAAGCAGCTATTTGGCTAGCTAATAAAGAGCCAAAGAGATATAGCATAGATGATTGTTTGGGACTATAA
- a CDS encoding nucleoside-diphosphate sugar epimerase/dehydratase: MAKVVIFGTGAAGRAIYRAIKDKDDIVAFIDNSPSKINTFYKGIKIIAPAELKKLNFDAVLIGGVWADEMSAQLLNLGISKEKIKLIDDKDISYSADNRAKTTNYYVKSLVGILDELGYDYFIDGSGLLSILRKRELSVVSDVDIMLFENKSLSNLANILPQVFPELNIEIRYCQKDYAARKKGDIFNIIISDNSEEKMVLDINAYDKYKNFYTLPYNEKYFYIPKEFLDELISLDYKDFKLKAPKRYDEYLSLVYGKNYLEIPKQFLANDYGNLVDFQTLKKL; encoded by the coding sequence ATGGCAAAAGTAGTGATTTTTGGCACAGGCGCAGCTGGTAGAGCTATATATAGAGCTATCAAAGACAAAGATGATATAGTAGCTTTCATAGATAATTCGCCTAGTAAAATAAATACTTTTTACAAAGGAATAAAAATCATCGCTCCAGCAGAGCTAAAAAAGCTAAACTTTGATGCTGTGCTTATAGGTGGGGTGTGGGCTGATGAGATGAGTGCTCAGCTATTAAACTTAGGCATAAGCAAAGAAAAAATAAAACTAATAGATGATAAAGACATAAGCTACTCGGCTGATAATAGGGCTAAAACTACAAATTACTATGTAAAAAGCTTAGTAGGAATTCTAGATGAACTAGGCTATGATTATTTTATAGATGGTTCAGGCTTGCTTAGTATTTTACGCAAAAGAGAATTAAGCGTAGTTAGCGATGTAGATATTATGCTTTTTGAGAATAAAAGTTTATCTAATTTAGCCAATATTCTACCCCAGGTTTTTCCTGAATTAAATATTGAAATTAGATATTGTCAAAAAGATTACGCTGCGAGAAAAAAAGGTGATATATTTAATATCATTATAAGTGATAATAGCGAAGAAAAGATGGTCTTAGATATAAATGCATATGATAAATATAAAAACTTCTATACCTTGCCTTATAATGAAAAATATTTTTATATCCCAAAAGAGTTTTTAGATGAGTTAATTAGTCTTGATTATAAGGATTTTAAGCTAAAAGCTCCAAAACGATATGATGAGTATCTAAGTTTAGTGTATGGCAAAAACTACTTAGAAATTCCAAAGCAATTTTTGGCAAATGACTATGGAAATTTGGTAGATTTTCAAACATTAAAAAAGCTATAA
- a CDS encoding NTP transferase domain-containing protein, which translates to MNAIILAAGLGSRLKDITQKTHKALLKVFDEPNIERTIKFLKEINVDEICVVTGYKAEDFLYLESKFGVKLLFNKNFATQNNLSSFCVALEFFGDSFIIDADVVMLKNILKQEKNSTLYTTIRNSPKKEWILKTKNGFANKIEIASKKEPSLLGISYFSKDDALKIKEKISTLKQEFFNDRKLYYDNVIASMYDKIQIKQRIINNSLVCEIDDLDDIKELEEKMARKI; encoded by the coding sequence ATGAACGCTATTATCTTAGCAGCAGGGCTTGGCAGCAGGCTAAAAGATATCACGCAAAAAACTCACAAAGCACTATTAAAGGTCTTTGATGAGCCAAATATCGAAAGGACAATTAAGTTTTTAAAAGAAATAAATGTGGATGAAATCTGCGTAGTGACTGGATATAAAGCAGAGGATTTTTTGTATTTAGAGAGTAAGTTTGGCGTAAAATTACTTTTTAATAAAAACTTTGCCACACAAAATAATCTAAGCTCCTTTTGTGTGGCATTAGAGTTTTTTGGTGATAGTTTTATCATAGATGCTGATGTGGTAATGCTAAAAAATATCTTAAAACAAGAAAAAAACTCTACTTTATACACTACGATTAGAAACTCGCCCAAAAAAGAATGGATACTAAAAACCAAAAATGGCTTTGCTAACAAGATTGAGATTGCTAGCAAAAAAGAACCATCTTTGCTTGGGATTTCGTATTTTAGCAAAGATGACGCTCTTAAAATCAAAGAAAAAATAAGCACTCTAAAACAAGAATTCTTTAATGACAGGAAGCTTTATTATGACAATGTTATTGCTAGTATGTATGATAAAATACAAATAAAGCAAAGAATAATAAATAATTCGCTAGTATGCGAAATAGATGATTTGGATGATATAAAAGAATTAGAAGAAAAAATGGCAAGGAAAATATAA
- a CDS encoding DMT family transporter codes for MIFGLFSGIFWALDTIVLSYISAFVLIICFFHDFIAVWLLFFTSKINLKKQELKILILAGIAGGLGMILYLLGIYLSSASIAGVLSSLYPIFSAVLAHFVLREYLSLLGYFGLVLAIFGTFMLFNINLNEFSFLGAFCALGCAFCWGSECVIVKLALNKGTDEKTALFIRQCVSSFFSFVGILAVFSLGKLDFSQSNLYLVCVASVLGTISYLFYYKAISKLGALKAMGLNISYSAWIVVFGVFFGSQINMYLLLCALIIIFGCLLSNAKTIKIEVK; via the coding sequence ATGATTTTTGGTTTATTTAGCGGTATTTTTTGGGCACTTGATACGATAGTGCTTTCTTATATAAGTGCGTTTGTGCTTATTATTTGCTTTTTTCATGATTTTATTGCTGTTTGGCTGCTATTTTTTACTAGCAAAATAAATCTAAAAAAGCAAGAGCTAAAAATCCTAATCCTAGCTGGTATTGCTGGTGGGCTTGGTATGATTTTATATTTGCTTGGCATTTATCTCTCATCAGCCAGTATAGCTGGAGTGCTTAGTAGCTTGTATCCTATATTTAGTGCGGTTTTAGCTCATTTTGTTTTAAGAGAGTATTTGAGTTTGTTAGGGTATTTTGGCTTGGTTTTGGCTATTTTTGGCACTTTTATGCTTTTTAATATAAATTTAAACGAGTTTAGCTTTCTTGGTGCTTTTTGTGCGCTTGGCTGCGCTTTTTGCTGGGGTAGTGAGTGCGTGATAGTAAAACTTGCGCTAAATAAAGGCACAGATGAAAAAACAGCACTTTTTATAAGGCAATGTGTTAGCAGCTTTTTTTCTTTTGTAGGAATTCTAGCTGTATTTAGCCTAGGTAAACTTGATTTTAGCCAGAGCAATCTTTATCTTGTTTGTGTTGCTAGCGTTTTAGGCACTATTTCGTATTTGTTTTATTACAAAGCAATCAGCAAACTTGGTGCGCTAAAAGCCATGGGACTAAATATCTCATACTCAGCATGGATAGTGGTTTTTGGTGTATTTTTTGGTAGTCAAATAAATATGTATTTATTGCTTTGTGCTCTCATTATAATTTTTGGATGCTTGCTTAGCAATGCAAAAACTATAAAAATTGAGGTAAAATGA
- the lpxB gene encoding lipid-A-disaccharide synthase, whose protein sequence is MKILISALEASANLHLSHVIKELEKHEKIELCGIFELEGYSGALHKSSEFSAMGFVEVLGLIAKAKRALKKMVELAKDCDTVLLIDSPAFNMPLAKALKKANIKVNYYILPQVWAWKEYRAKILAQNCENLLSILPFEREYFGTPCKFVGHPLLDEIKVEKSKQKSGIIAFLPGSRRSEIWRLMPVFRELASKLDGRKIIAVPAHLKGKESEYYGDTSGFELSYDANSLLAQADFAFICSGTATLQAALIGTPFVLCYKAKAIDVFLARLFVRKLKHIGLANIIFDFLGQAALHAELIQDEVSAAALLAAYKDCDTSAFAKGCLKLKKYLSHGASANVAKILLEKSH, encoded by the coding sequence ATGAAAATTCTAATCTCAGCCTTGGAGGCTTCTGCGAACTTACATCTCTCTCATGTGATAAAAGAACTAGAAAAGCACGAAAAAATAGAGCTTTGCGGTATTTTTGAGCTTGAGGGTTATAGTGGGGCTTTACACAAAAGCAGCGAGTTTAGCGCAATGGGCTTTGTAGAGGTTTTAGGGCTAATTGCTAAGGCAAAAAGGGCTTTAAAAAAAATGGTAGAGCTTGCAAAAGACTGCGATACCGTGCTGCTAATCGACTCTCCAGCCTTTAACATGCCACTAGCTAAGGCTTTAAAAAAAGCAAATATAAAGGTAAATTACTACATCTTGCCACAAGTTTGGGCGTGGAAAGAATATAGAGCTAAGATTTTAGCGCAAAACTGCGAAAATCTACTTAGCATTTTGCCCTTTGAGCGTGAGTATTTTGGAACGCCCTGTAAGTTTGTAGGACACCCACTTTTAGATGAGATAAAGGTAGAAAAAAGCAAGCAAAAAAGCGGAATAATTGCCTTTTTGCCAGGTTCTAGGCGAAGTGAGATTTGGCGGCTTATGCCGGTTTTTAGAGAGCTTGCTAGTAAGCTTGATGGCAGAAAAATCATCGCTGTCCCAGCGCATCTAAAAGGCAAGGAAAGCGAGTATTACGGCGATACTAGCGGTTTTGAGCTAAGCTATGATGCAAACTCTCTTTTGGCGCAAGCTGATTTTGCTTTTATTTGTTCTGGTACAGCTACGCTTCAAGCAGCGCTTATTGGCACGCCTTTTGTGCTGTGCTACAAGGCAAAGGCGATTGATGTGTTTTTGGCTAGACTTTTTGTACGAAAGTTAAAGCATATCGGGCTAGCAAATATTATTTTTGATTTTCTTGGACAAGCTGCGCTTCACGCTGAGCTAATCCAAGATGAGGTAAGTGCGGCTGCGCTTTTAGCTGCGTATAAAGACTGTGATACTAGCGCCTTTGCCAAGGGCTGCTTGAAGCTAAAAAAATATCTAAGCCACGGCGCAAGCGCAAATGTAGCAAAGATTTTGCTAGAAAAAAGCCACTAG
- a CDS encoding MBL fold metallo-hydrolase — MLKKLFLVALFFALSMAEEPAIKPDLKIGDNEIYVISLLEASVDPDLLVPENTSDEQLIEQTYSKDTDPRLYNVVLVKNPDFTMLIDTGLSSTTSKLKAELKKRGVKPDQITQVAVSHGHPDHIGGLGETGATFANATLLINKAEYEYWMKKGDDKTKKRLNMYKKRMLFYMNGENLVTKNSNIKPIFVPGHTPGMTIFNFNDEFYDIADMIYAFDVQIKRPEIAHIYDIDKKSAVAERKKILEIFKKNPDIKVMGTHFPYSEPEPLEVP; from the coding sequence ATGTTAAAAAAATTGTTTTTAGTTGCGCTGTTTTTTGCGCTAAGTATGGCAGAAGAACCTGCTATAAAACCTGATCTAAAAATCGGCGACAATGAAATATATGTAATTTCATTGCTTGAAGCTAGCGTAGATCCTGATTTGCTAGTCCCAGAAAATACAAGCGATGAACAGCTTATAGAGCAAACTTACTCAAAAGATACTGACCCAAGGCTATATAATGTCGTGCTAGTAAAAAATCCTGATTTTACCATGCTTATTGATACTGGACTTTCAAGCACGACTTCAAAGCTAAAAGCAGAGCTAAAAAAACGAGGTGTAAAACCTGATCAAATCACGCAAGTAGCGGTCTCTCACGGACATCCTGACCACATCGGTGGGCTTGGAGAGACTGGAGCGACTTTTGCCAATGCTACTTTGCTCATAAACAAAGCTGAGTATGAATACTGGATGAAAAAAGGCGATGATAAGACCAAAAAACGCCTAAATATGTATAAAAAGCGCATGTTATTTTATATGAACGGAGAAAATCTAGTTACTAAAAATTCTAACATAAAGCCGATTTTTGTCCCAGGGCACACTCCTGGAATGACGATTTTTAACTTCAATGATGAGTTTTATGACATCGCTGATATGATATATGCTTTTGATGTGCAAATCAAACGCCCAGAAATCGCTCACATCTATGATATAGACAAAAAATCAGCTGTGGCTGAACGCAAAAAAATCTTAGAAATTTTTAAGAAAAACCCAGATATAAAGGTCATGGGCACACACTTTCCTTACAGCGAGCCTGAGCCACTAGAAGTGCCTTAA